The Crocosphaera subtropica ATCC 51142 genome includes a window with the following:
- a CDS encoding DUF6653 family protein, with protein MTLEKRIANIFRMSDEVWKHHTNPWSVWTRLTVLPLIILGFWSRSWFGWWSILIIVIALIWNWINPRVFPIPKHTNNWASKAVLGEKIWLDRDKINIPKHHQLAPSILSVMAALGIILVVFGLVQFSLYPILMGAILVYTGKLWFLDRMVWLYQDFKK; from the coding sequence ATGACTTTAGAAAAACGAATTGCTAATATTTTCCGAATGAGTGATGAAGTCTGGAAACATCATACTAATCCTTGGAGTGTCTGGACAAGACTAACAGTTTTACCTTTAATTATTTTAGGATTTTGGAGTCGAAGCTGGTTCGGTTGGTGGTCAATTTTAATTATTGTTATTGCCTTGATTTGGAACTGGATCAATCCCCGTGTTTTCCCTATTCCTAAACATACTAATAATTGGGCTTCTAAAGCAGTGTTAGGGGAAAAAATATGGTTAGATCGGGATAAAATAAATATTCCTAAACATCATCAATTAGCCCCTTCTATTTTAAGCGTTATGGCTGCGTTAGGAATAATTTTAGTGGTTTTTGGACTGGTTCAATTTTCCCTTTATCCTATCCTAATGGGTGCAATTTTAGTTTATACTGGAAAGCTCTGGTTTTTGGATCGAATGGTCTGGTTATATCAAGATTTCAAAAAATAA
- a CDS encoding GNAT family N-acetyltransferase, with product MNIMNNQLTYKTLEDSHEVKRLGEILGQCFTGFQEEKWETYQNIIGLDNFRILCQDKQIIGGLGIYFMGQYFGGKSIPTGGIAAVGIAPEYRGQKAATILMSELLKELYQKNITLSTLYPATQILYRGVGYDQAGVHCQWKIPLLNLTVNDRILSVEKIENPTPDDFKELYQKKAQQQNGNLDRCWGIWQMILDSQDGEIYAYWIGEKDNRQGYLIYQQVIIDGNVCLKIKDWVALNASAIQRLWTLIADHRSQVSQCQWKGSFYDQKMLLLPEQIGGIVSHDIWFMRIINVIKALEMRPYPSHIETELDFAIDDPLLSDNCSNFRLQVSGGKGTAKQGGNSNISMNIRGLASLYTGFLTAKQLNLCGKLEASNLSLEIIDQLFALPTPSLPDFF from the coding sequence ATGAATATCATGAACAATCAATTGACTTATAAAACATTAGAAGATTCTCACGAAGTGAAACGATTAGGTGAAATTCTTGGTCAATGCTTCACAGGGTTTCAAGAAGAGAAATGGGAAACCTATCAAAATATTATTGGTCTAGATAATTTTAGAATTCTCTGTCAAGATAAACAGATTATTGGAGGATTAGGGATTTATTTTATGGGTCAATATTTTGGAGGAAAATCTATTCCCACAGGAGGAATTGCTGCGGTAGGAATTGCCCCAGAATATCGAGGTCAAAAAGCAGCAACTATTTTAATGAGTGAACTCCTCAAAGAGTTGTATCAGAAAAATATTACCCTTTCTACCCTTTATCCTGCGACTCAAATACTTTATCGTGGTGTTGGTTACGATCAAGCGGGAGTCCATTGTCAATGGAAAATTCCTTTGCTTAATCTGACTGTGAATGATCGTATTTTGTCTGTTGAAAAAATTGAAAATCCTACACCAGATGATTTTAAGGAATTGTATCAAAAAAAAGCCCAACAACAGAATGGTAATTTAGATCGATGTTGGGGAATTTGGCAGATGATTTTAGACTCTCAAGATGGAGAGATTTATGCTTATTGGATCGGGGAAAAAGATAATCGACAAGGTTATCTTATTTACCAACAAGTCATTATTGATGGTAACGTTTGTTTAAAAATTAAGGATTGGGTTGCTTTAAATGCTTCGGCTATTCAACGTTTATGGACTTTGATTGCTGATCATCGTTCTCAAGTGAGTCAATGTCAATGGAAGGGATCATTTTATGATCAAAAAATGCTATTGTTACCGGAACAAATTGGAGGAATTGTCAGCCATGATATTTGGTTTATGAGAATTATTAATGTCATCAAAGCCTTAGAAATGCGTCCTTATCCAAGTCACATAGAAACAGAATTAGATTTCGCCATTGATGATCCTTTATTATCTGATAATTGTTCTAATTTTAGGCTACAAGTATCAGGGGGAAAAGGAACCGCAAAACAAGGAGGAAACAGTAATATTTCTATGAATATTAGAGGCTTGGCTTCCTTATATACGGGCTTTTTAACAGCTAAACAATTAAACCTTTGTGGCAAACTAGAAGCCAGTAATCTTTCTTTAGAAATCATCGATCAACTTTTTGCTTTACCGACTCCAAGTTTACCTGATTTCTTTTAA
- a CDS encoding CatB-related O-acetyltransferase, with protein MTLNPNPNSVYPLNNYHRLCFLKNIIQNPNILVGDFTYYDDLENPYNFEKNVLYHFDFIGDKLIIGKFCAIASDVKFIMNGSNHPLNYFTTYPFSIFGHSWENTMSVEGTFKGDTIIGNDVWLGYNSLIMPGIKIGDGSIVAANSVVTKDVEPYTIVGGNPAKVIRKRFSNEVIDLLLELQWWNWSIEKITENIPILCSDDINRLKGLMNA; from the coding sequence ATGACCCTTAATCCGAATCCCAACAGCGTTTATCCTCTCAACAATTATCACCGTCTTTGTTTTCTTAAAAATATTATTCAGAACCCCAATATCCTAGTGGGAGACTTCACCTATTATGATGATTTAGAAAATCCCTATAATTTTGAGAAAAATGTGTTGTATCATTTTGATTTTATTGGGGATAAATTAATCATTGGAAAATTTTGTGCGATCGCTAGTGATGTTAAATTTATTATGAATGGTAGCAATCATCCTCTGAATTATTTTACGACCTATCCTTTTAGTATTTTTGGTCATAGTTGGGAAAATACCATGTCCGTAGAAGGTACATTTAAAGGAGATACGATTATCGGTAATGATGTTTGGTTAGGTTATAATTCCCTAATTATGCCTGGAATTAAAATCGGTGATGGGTCAATTGTTGCCGCTAATTCAGTGGTAACAAAAGATGTTGAACCCTATACAATTGTTGGTGGAAATCCAGCGAAAGTGATTAGAAAACGTTTTTCAAATGAGGTCATTGATTTACTTTTAGAATTGCAATGGTGGAATTGGTCAATTGAGAAAATTACTGAAAATATACCGATTTTATGCAGTGATGATATTAATCGGTTGAAAGGATTAATGAATGCTTGA
- a CDS encoding LamG-like jellyroll fold domain-containing protein has translation MFLAKTDLKHINTITHEGKVVVFVTDSQGKIYYTIKQDGYEESYGNTDVTGWENWDLLPFPDEDSDPSVMEKEAAELTDQDNHYLLRSLYQTQSLTAFAPVQCVSGLGHLYVFRQSVDHTLLVDRFVLDGLTHKLVRKLEVRFKRSKQKHKPLQNTNNSSTNSLGLVDSLDFRDTEGNAFYEPTTEIPLINQLHQGWFSVVLLPTNEHDKYRWHIWAYNQQTKQIDILSIRASSEGLFNIKDETVLEPKPGEPETLMPRFIPGIIQRSIHLQNLTITQGLSATKYDTQVERTIEGGTQLLKESTKVLLAVVTDQGTATLSFGVAGDGTLAELDENPVFNLLRNDAQEILLPLDTLDEIKAIGDSTPPPQGTITGMARTSDDLVQITSKQAKKLQYGDVIKIEGTKHYNGHYIAQKVDDQTFEIVANWVDTEVGQWEVIPEEETGLIFDGIITAYELTEDGKIRVISPNHGLESGDEVQIINTQAYNDLYAVTEIDGDRFTVGIPWQPGEAVNLKLASRKRRGVSFDGKQDYIAIPSVPLKPPSADYSFAQTYTAWVYISEQKSEKQVLIAQKEGLTELFIQENQLSFKIAHANTLETLTSPETLPVGQWVHCAGIFAYDYESQTTTLTLCQDGKEMATQTFKGVPLVAKDWKPEFCLAGFKNQDFFAGKLANVRIWNTAKTPQEIKDTMYLQLTGREVHLSGYWRLGAISEGKERKVVDFSVHGNDGTVYGDAFVSSITLNRTLGDRQTKAIKYRNDELFAVTQRATYEESFEFKLNTEDNPNDIEGKPAFRFNYWGKTSRNAQSTVEIAGETAEFESLRDGWYKATGRLTVPDAVKFLRSFEIAEIQGNWTVLEVRKHRIRLVSDSITQAIYKDEIALEPLGNNHDELKATLKQLDPLEKQEALLLKEKSRIEAELALVNDPNLPRNIQTQAGLIRSLKDQITRYQGDVNRYLQEYQTQVNDPWNYWHRLTTRSREGKNEAARIYTQDKNFIQGLAWGNHGNQKFKFERVDGTYFTIICQYENRILDMQTFGKHDIYGSTNHHKGANQQWRLERRGNYYLIYSRYENRVMDLRNRSHSIYGHDDPHGKDNQQFKLTNLWEHANNKIRNAQRVLNSAQQNLQYSRRRLKDAEAELARLEAIYADKAKRKAELDAQLKAVIAQLQTVQAELNRLNTAFIQGVKETNQTPQTMAVIGSNSQKLAVTGALLTFVRPASRLACLETSEGNVELIYFDTEGKMRQTRFDVTADSANIAFEQWIPDALRTCIALEQSDSVILLKDTEDLRRNAPIPLTRDWTVETWFFTPLPHPFAYNTLVRAENAPEHPVLVKNEGTQRLLGTYVKGQFYPSGFDMEQLPSGWHHLAVVGQGEGDQASTTFYIDGKEVGKVEKAKTSSDIYAIGNYQGGKQPFGKLAEVRIWQLALKPEEVEIHSKILLSGNEPGLLAYFPCNDGIDTEIRDYFGHSRCGKVQKGNVWGCSAPIGNPGHRVMQFNGVNTYIEISHHERFNLSNNFTLEAWFKPRKLTGIQRIFSKADAYGFGLLGNQLRFTTYGRKDYDTKNAKLVVDHWHHLAVVLDNKNTAHFYVNGELIDSIAGTVAAKTSTNNCEIGRDNRYTNEFCDGCIADVRLWKTARSQAEIQSTSQFRLTGHESNLVAYWPLNQLDMMQDPPTVADLTDNPSGIVRDAVIVDDNALPLLNSALISSEYSTIGIDPNTNSKMAIMRRFFALPVLNGIQLLSDKRVEALELRWIGNAQFAPTLLGYIEGAPPVPTENLTVDNDYNGATAVELTQSQDVEYSWTRSQESGLGANLEIFAGIDEDVRGGPLVITKRIAATRAGFKGNLDFSYNFLNESNITASSSNQFSDRLELRGTQEQDPKFPHLGKRFIPKNVGYALVVSGLADVFVTRLRRSGRMVGYQVLPVDGIPPDVNTITFLINPAYTINGSLDGQTGTEATSERFFKHVPEMRSQYGSLYPASYYRLKEAYDLKQQIDNEDARRASYFAQFNARLVDESSLNREINQGDAPAPITVNRQEEEGLTEEEQNAQRENTERQAEENVANRSQEVEAKQREIESKIADQEQRTQAIESFANWQKKMEDIQIRAGKRNIVNTYVWDGDGGLRTEAQSFASTVEHSIGGSFSLNAALGAEGNFNALGAAVELTAQATVNLTQTLNKTQARSQGFALNVDLSGVESRNITNHDDHPLFPGQKVDRYRFMSFYLEGNTQHFQDFFNYVVDPEWLASNDEEARALRQIDVSKANKTWRVLHRVTYVERPALMGFGQTSFPFQREESPSTQDLLAKLEQLEQDKQLLADKVDKMLYLLQSNLIDLK, from the coding sequence ATGTTCTTAGCAAAAACTGACCTAAAACACATCAATACCATTACTCATGAAGGCAAGGTTGTTGTTTTCGTAACCGATAGCCAAGGGAAAATTTATTACACCATTAAACAAGATGGTTATGAAGAAAGTTATGGTAATACTGATGTAACTGGATGGGAAAATTGGGATCTTTTACCCTTTCCTGATGAAGATTCAGACCCTTCTGTGATGGAAAAAGAAGCAGCAGAATTGACCGATCAAGATAATCATTATTTATTGCGATCGCTTTATCAAACCCAGTCTTTAACAGCCTTTGCCCCTGTACAATGTGTTTCAGGATTGGGTCATCTCTACGTTTTCCGTCAGTCGGTGGATCATACCTTATTGGTAGACCGTTTTGTTCTCGATGGCTTAACCCATAAGTTAGTGCGTAAATTAGAGGTTCGCTTTAAGCGCAGTAAACAGAAGCACAAACCGTTACAAAATACGAATAATTCCTCGACAAATTCTCTGGGATTGGTAGATTCCTTGGATTTTCGTGATACAGAAGGCAATGCTTTTTATGAACCCACCACCGAAATTCCCTTAATCAATCAATTGCATCAGGGTTGGTTTTCCGTTGTCCTGTTACCCACCAATGAACACGACAAATACCGTTGGCATATTTGGGCCTACAATCAGCAAACAAAACAGATCGATATCTTATCCATTCGGGCTTCTTCGGAAGGGTTATTTAACATTAAAGACGAAACGGTTTTAGAACCGAAACCAGGAGAACCCGAAACCCTAATGCCTCGGTTTATTCCTGGGATCATTCAACGGTCTATTCACCTACAAAACCTAACCATTACCCAAGGGTTAAGTGCCACAAAATACGATACCCAGGTGGAACGAACCATCGAAGGCGGAACCCAACTTCTCAAAGAATCAACCAAGGTTTTATTAGCCGTTGTCACCGATCAAGGAACCGCAACCCTTAGCTTTGGAGTAGCAGGGGATGGAACCTTAGCAGAATTAGATGAAAACCCTGTTTTTAACCTATTACGCAACGATGCACAGGAAATTTTACTTCCCTTAGACACCTTGGATGAAATTAAGGCGATTGGGGATAGTACCCCACCCCCCCAAGGAACCATTACAGGCATGGCCCGAACTTCAGATGATTTGGTACAAATTACCTCAAAACAAGCTAAAAAGCTCCAATATGGGGATGTTATCAAAATTGAAGGAACCAAGCACTACAATGGTCACTATATTGCCCAAAAAGTCGATGATCAGACCTTTGAAATTGTAGCGAATTGGGTTGATACCGAAGTGGGACAATGGGAAGTGATCCCCGAAGAAGAGACAGGGTTAATCTTTGATGGGATTATTACCGCCTACGAATTAACTGAAGATGGCAAAATACGAGTTATCAGTCCTAATCATGGCTTAGAAAGTGGGGATGAAGTTCAAATTATCAATACCCAAGCCTATAATGACCTCTATGCTGTCACAGAGATTGATGGCGATCGCTTTACCGTTGGTATCCCTTGGCAACCAGGAGAAGCAGTTAACCTCAAACTAGCCTCTCGTAAACGTCGGGGAGTGTCGTTTGATGGCAAACAGGACTATATTGCCATTCCTTCGGTTCCCCTCAAACCCCCCTCTGCTGATTATTCCTTTGCTCAAACTTACACCGCTTGGGTCTATATTTCTGAACAAAAATCAGAGAAACAAGTTTTAATCGCTCAAAAAGAGGGATTAACTGAGTTATTTATCCAAGAAAATCAACTTAGTTTCAAAATAGCTCATGCTAATACTTTAGAAACCCTTACGTCTCCTGAAACACTTCCTGTCGGTCAATGGGTGCATTGTGCAGGAATTTTCGCCTATGATTATGAGAGCCAAACCACCACCTTAACCCTCTGTCAAGATGGCAAAGAAATGGCCACTCAAACGTTTAAAGGGGTTCCCTTGGTCGCAAAAGATTGGAAACCTGAATTTTGTTTAGCCGGATTCAAAAATCAAGACTTTTTTGCTGGAAAATTAGCAAATGTCCGCATTTGGAACACTGCTAAAACTCCGCAAGAAATCAAAGATACCATGTATCTGCAACTAACAGGGCGAGAAGTTCATTTAAGTGGTTATTGGCGTTTGGGGGCGATTTCTGAAGGAAAAGAGCGTAAAGTTGTGGATTTTTCGGTTCATGGTAACGATGGAACCGTTTATGGTGATGCGTTTGTTAGTTCCATTACCCTAAATCGTACGTTAGGCGATCGCCAAACTAAAGCGATTAAATATCGTAATGACGAACTGTTTGCTGTAACACAACGAGCAACCTATGAAGAATCCTTTGAGTTTAAACTAAACACTGAAGATAATCCCAACGATATTGAGGGGAAACCTGCCTTTCGTTTCAATTATTGGGGCAAAACCAGCCGTAATGCTCAAAGTACAGTTGAAATTGCGGGAGAAACAGCAGAATTTGAGTCCCTCAGAGACGGATGGTACAAAGCAACGGGACGGTTAACGGTTCCTGATGCCGTCAAGTTCCTGCGTAGCTTTGAAATTGCCGAAATTCAGGGAAACTGGACAGTTTTAGAAGTTCGCAAACATCGCATTCGCTTAGTCTCCGATAGCATTACCCAAGCTATCTACAAAGATGAAATTGCCTTAGAACCCCTGGGGAATAATCATGATGAACTCAAAGCAACCTTAAAACAGCTTGACCCCTTAGAAAAGCAAGAAGCCCTCTTATTAAAGGAAAAAAGCCGAATTGAGGCAGAATTAGCCCTCGTTAATGATCCTAATCTTCCTCGCAATATTCAAACTCAAGCAGGGTTAATTCGTTCCTTAAAAGACCAAATTACCCGCTATCAAGGGGATGTCAATCGTTATTTACAGGAGTATCAAACCCAAGTCAATGATCCCTGGAATTATTGGCATCGTTTAACCACTCGCAGTCGGGAAGGAAAGAATGAAGCAGCGCGTATCTACACCCAAGACAAGAACTTCATTCAAGGGTTGGCCTGGGGAAATCACGGCAACCAAAAATTCAAGTTTGAACGGGTTGATGGTACTTATTTCACCATTATTTGCCAATATGAAAACCGTATCTTAGATATGCAGACATTTGGGAAGCATGACATCTACGGTAGCACCAACCATCATAAAGGAGCGAATCAACAATGGCGTTTAGAACGTCGGGGCAACTATTACCTGATTTATTCTCGCTATGAAAATCGGGTCATGGACTTACGCAACCGTTCCCACAGTATCTATGGCCATGACGATCCTCATGGTAAGGACAATCAACAGTTTAAACTAACGAACTTATGGGAACACGCCAACAACAAGATTCGCAACGCACAACGAGTCTTAAACAGCGCACAGCAAAACCTACAATACTCTCGCCGACGTTTAAAAGACGCTGAAGCAGAATTAGCCCGATTAGAAGCGATTTATGCCGATAAAGCGAAGCGAAAAGCTGAATTAGACGCTCAACTGAAAGCGGTCATTGCCCAACTGCAAACCGTCCAGGCAGAATTAAACCGACTCAATACTGCCTTTATTCAAGGGGTTAAGGAAACTAACCAAACCCCCCAAACCATGGCCGTCATTGGTTCAAATTCCCAAAAATTAGCGGTAACAGGGGCATTATTAACCTTTGTCCGTCCTGCCAGTCGTCTTGCTTGCTTAGAAACCAGTGAAGGCAATGTCGAGTTAATTTACTTTGATACTGAAGGCAAGATGCGTCAAACTCGTTTTGATGTGACAGCTGATAGTGCCAATATTGCCTTTGAGCAGTGGATTCCTGATGCGTTACGAACCTGTATTGCCCTCGAGCAATCCGATAGCGTGATTCTGCTGAAAGATACCGAGGATTTGCGACGAAATGCGCCGATTCCCTTGACCCGAGATTGGACAGTCGAAACCTGGTTTTTCACTCCCCTCCCCCATCCCTTTGCCTACAATACTCTAGTTCGTGCCGAAAACGCCCCTGAACACCCCGTTTTGGTCAAAAATGAAGGAACTCAACGACTACTAGGCACCTACGTCAAGGGTCAATTTTATCCTAGTGGGTTCGATATGGAACAATTACCGTCAGGTTGGCACCATTTAGCAGTGGTGGGACAGGGAGAAGGCGATCAAGCGAGTACCACCTTTTATATCGACGGCAAAGAAGTCGGTAAAGTCGAAAAAGCCAAAACGAGCAGCGATATCTATGCGATCGGCAACTATCAAGGGGGTAAACAACCCTTTGGGAAACTTGCAGAAGTCCGTATTTGGCAACTTGCACTCAAACCCGAAGAAGTCGAAATTCATAGTAAAATTCTGCTCAGTGGCAATGAACCAGGGCTACTTGCTTATTTTCCTTGTAATGACGGGATTGATACCGAAATACGGGATTATTTCGGTCATAGCCGTTGTGGTAAAGTGCAAAAAGGTAATGTTTGGGGATGCAGCGCACCCATCGGCAACCCTGGTCATCGGGTGATGCAGTTTAACGGGGTCAATACCTACATCGAGATTAGCCATCACGAACGATTTAATCTCAGCAATAACTTTACCCTAGAAGCTTGGTTTAAACCCCGAAAATTAACCGGCATTCAACGCATTTTCTCCAAAGCAGATGCCTATGGCTTTGGATTACTGGGCAATCAACTGCGCTTTACCACCTACGGACGCAAAGATTACGATACCAAAAATGCGAAGCTAGTTGTTGATCATTGGCATCATTTAGCTGTTGTTTTGGATAACAAAAATACTGCTCATTTCTACGTTAACGGGGAACTCATCGATTCCATTGCGGGAACCGTGGCTGCCAAGACCAGCACCAATAATTGCGAAATTGGTCGAGATAATCGCTATACCAATGAATTTTGCGACGGTTGTATTGCAGATGTCCGGTTATGGAAAACGGCTCGTTCCCAAGCCGAAATTCAAAGCACCAGCCAGTTTCGGTTAACCGGTCACGAAAGTAATTTAGTGGCTTATTGGCCTCTCAATCAACTGGATATGATGCAAGATCCGCCTACCGTTGCTGATTTAACCGATAATCCATCAGGGATTGTACGGGATGCTGTGATTGTGGATGATAACGCCCTTCCTTTGCTCAATTCCGCCCTAATTAGTTCAGAATACAGCACCATTGGCATCGATCCCAATACTAATAGTAAAATGGCGATAATGCGCCGTTTCTTTGCCCTTCCCGTTCTTAATGGCATCCAGTTATTGAGCGACAAGCGAGTGGAAGCCTTAGAATTACGCTGGATCGGGAATGCTCAATTTGCCCCCACCTTACTCGGTTATATTGAGGGTGCGCCCCCTGTTCCCACTGAAAACTTAACCGTTGATAACGACTATAATGGCGCAACCGCTGTGGAATTAACCCAGTCCCAAGACGTGGAATACAGTTGGACACGATCACAAGAATCTGGGTTAGGGGCAAACCTGGAAATCTTTGCTGGCATCGATGAAGATGTACGAGGCGGCCCGTTAGTGATTACCAAACGAATTGCAGCTACACGGGCAGGATTTAAAGGTAATCTCGACTTTAGCTACAATTTCCTCAACGAAAGCAATATTACCGCCAGTTCTAGCAATCAATTTAGCGATCGCCTCGAATTACGAGGAACCCAAGAACAAGATCCCAAGTTTCCCCATCTCGGTAAACGGTTTATCCCCAAAAATGTCGGGTATGCCTTGGTTGTCTCTGGATTAGCCGATGTTTTCGTCACACGGCTACGCCGTTCGGGACGTATGGTAGGCTATCAAGTGCTTCCTGTCGATGGCATTCCCCCCGATGTCAATACCATCACCTTCTTGATTAATCCTGCCTACACCATAAATGGTAGCTTAGACGGACAAACCGGAACCGAAGCCACCAGTGAGCGTTTCTTTAAGCACGTTCCTGAAATGCGATCGCAATATGGCTCTCTCTATCCTGCTAGTTATTATCGCTTAAAAGAAGCCTACGACCTTAAGCAGCAAATAGACAATGAAGATGCCCGTCGTGCCTCCTATTTTGCCCAATTTAACGCCCGTTTAGTAGATGAAAGCTCTTTAAATCGGGAAATTAATCAAGGGGATGCCCCAGCCCCCATTACGGTGAATCGTCAAGAAGAGGAAGGGTTAACAGAGGAAGAACAAAACGCCCAGCGGGAGAATACAGAACGACAAGCAGAGGAAAATGTCGCTAACCGTTCCCAAGAAGTAGAAGCCAAACAGCGTGAAATTGAGAGCAAAATTGCGGATCAAGAACAACGCACCCAAGCGATAGAAAGCTTTGCCAATTGGCAGAAGAAAATGGAAGATATCCAAATTCGTGCGGGAAAACGCAATATCGTCAACACCTATGTTTGGGATGGGGACGGCGGATTACGCACCGAAGCCCAAAGCTTTGCTAGTACCGTTGAACATAGTATTGGGGGATCATTTAGCCTTAATGCTGCTTTGGGTGCAGAAGGCAACTTTAATGCTTTAGGGGCAGCCGTGGAATTAACCGCCCAAGCCACCGTTAATCTAACGCAAACCCTAAATAAAACCCAAGCCCGCAGTCAAGGATTTGCCTTAAATGTAGACTTAAGCGGGGTAGAAAGTCGCAATATTACCAATCATGATGATCATCCCCTCTTTCCTGGGCAAAAGGTTGATCGTTACCGCTTTATGAGTTTCTATCTCGAAGGTAATACCCAACACTTCCAAGACTTCTTTAATTATGTGGTCGATCCTGAATGGTTAGCCAGTAATGATGAAGAAGCTCGTGCCTTACGTCAAATTGATGTGAGTAAAGCCAACAAAACTTGGCGAGTCTTGCATCGAGTCACTTATGTTGAACGTCCTGCTTTGATGGGGTTTGGTCAGACATCATTCCCTTTCCAAAGAGAGGAGTCTCCTTCGACTCAAGACTTGTTAGCAAAACTCGAACAGCTAGAACAAGATAAACAATTGCTGGCTGATAAAGTTGACAAAATGCTCTATTTACTTCAATCAAACTTAATTGATTTGAAATAA
- a CDS encoding pyruvate kinase, which translates to MNLDTSNQQRLSYPHTLLKVLQQLRHNVVREGNHQYEKWRSLITRNAFIPSAQNLAYYLALRRHDMREIQLALTPWGLSSLGRIEPRVLPNLDGVIATLGALCGQDPTFLPKHPPLQAFFEGDRLLQYHTDELFGHPPNNRNVRIMVTLPSYAATDDHFILDLVKRGADCLRINCAHDSQLEWEAMIQHIRDAEKSTGKRCKIFMDLGGPKLRLQTVIAPQGQKRIYQGEGLLLSRENPTKPHKTHFQASLSLPEVLEQVKVGATIWIDDGHVGGKVESVGNEGVLIRITHARPNGEKIRVDKGINFPDTPLDLSPLTDKDRQDLDFIVTHADMIGYSFVQKANDIEMLQWELEQRLGTDWRKVAIVAKIETLTAVKNLPELIIHGAGKQPFGVMIARGDLAVEIGYQRLAEMQEEILWLCQAAHVPVIWATQVLENLVKKSIPSRAEMTDAAMAERAECVMLNKGDYIVEAVGILDEVLCRMQAHQLKKTPQLRALHSW; encoded by the coding sequence ATAAATCTAGATACATCAAATCAACAACGATTAAGCTATCCTCATACCTTACTCAAGGTATTGCAACAACTTCGCCACAATGTTGTTAGAGAAGGTAATCATCAATATGAAAAATGGCGATCGCTGATCACCAGAAACGCTTTTATCCCTAGCGCGCAAAATTTAGCCTATTATCTAGCCCTCCGTCGCCATGATATGCGTGAGATACAGCTTGCCTTAACCCCTTGGGGTCTTTCCTCCTTGGGACGCATTGAACCCCGTGTCCTGCCTAATTTAGACGGGGTAATTGCTACGTTGGGGGCTTTGTGTGGACAAGATCCGACTTTTTTACCGAAACATCCTCCCTTACAAGCCTTTTTTGAAGGCGATCGCTTGTTACAATATCATACTGATGAACTGTTTGGTCATCCACCCAATAATCGTAATGTCCGTATTATGGTGACATTACCCAGTTACGCTGCAACGGATGATCACTTTATTTTAGACTTGGTAAAACGAGGGGCAGACTGTTTAAGAATTAATTGCGCCCATGATAGTCAACTTGAATGGGAAGCGATGATACAGCATATTCGAGACGCTGAGAAAAGTACGGGGAAACGTTGTAAAATTTTTATGGATTTGGGGGGACCAAAATTACGATTACAAACCGTGATAGCACCCCAAGGACAAAAACGCATTTATCAAGGGGAAGGATTGTTATTGAGCCGTGAAAATCCGACAAAACCCCATAAAACCCATTTTCAAGCCTCTTTAAGTCTCCCTGAAGTGTTAGAACAAGTTAAAGTAGGGGCAACGATTTGGATTGATGATGGTCATGTTGGGGGTAAAGTTGAAAGTGTCGGTAATGAAGGGGTTTTAATTCGCATTACCCATGCCCGTCCTAACGGAGAAAAGATAAGAGTAGATAAAGGCATTAATTTTCCGGATACTCCTTTGGATTTGAGTCCATTGACCGATAAAGATCGTCAAGATTTAGATTTTATTGTTACCCATGCTGATATGATTGGTTACTCTTTTGTGCAGAAAGCCAATGATATTGAGATGTTGCAATGGGAGTTAGAACAACGGTTAGGGACAGACTGGCGTAAAGTTGCGATCGTGGCTAAAATCGAGACATTGACGGCGGTTAAGAATCTCCCTGAATTGATTATTCATGGTGCCGGAAAACAACCTTTTGGAGTGATGATTGCCAGGGGAGACTTAGCCGTAGAAATCGGCTATCAACGGTTAGCAGAGATGCAAGAAGAAATTTTATGGTTGTGTCAAGCTGCCCATGTTCCCGTTATTTGGGCGACTCAAGTGTTAGAAAATTTGGTAAAAAAGAGCATCCCTTCCCGTGCAGAAATGACTGATGCTGCTATGGCCGAACGGGCAGAATGCGTTATGTTAAATAAGGGAGACTATATTGTTGAAGCTGTAGGCATTTTGGATGAGGTGTTATGTCGGATGCAAGCCCATCAATTGAAAAAAACACCCCAATTACGAGCGTTACATTCTTGGTAA